In Roseimicrobium gellanilyticum, the following are encoded in one genomic region:
- a CDS encoding M20/M25/M40 family metallo-hydrolase → MLDPNAKNFLIDLLSTPSPTGFEWRGQKKWADYTRQFADKVENDAYGNAWATLEGSGKNPRRIMLESHADEIGFMIKQINGEGFLRLDRVGGSDVATARGRRLDILGDKGVVRGIIGNTAIHIRDRENEKVPKVHELYVDVGAKNPKEVAALGLRVGHVAVYADQPEFIGDKYIVGRALDNRLGGFIIAQVMRRLKDRKKRVSSTVLAVNAVQEEVGGHGAKMVTHRLMPDVAICLDVTHATDTPSIDRAQHGEVKLGEGPSVTHGTCNHPMVVERLLKAADKVKVKIQHESSSRYSGTDTDEIFRVQHGVPSGLISLPLRYMHSVVEMANLKDVEQVIQTLVAFVESVEDKDEFGIKL, encoded by the coding sequence ATGCTTGATCCCAACGCCAAAAATTTCCTCATCGATCTCCTCAGCACTCCGAGCCCGACCGGATTTGAATGGCGCGGCCAGAAGAAGTGGGCCGACTACACCCGGCAGTTCGCGGACAAGGTGGAAAACGATGCCTACGGTAATGCTTGGGCCACCCTGGAAGGTTCCGGGAAGAATCCGCGCCGCATCATGCTGGAGTCCCACGCGGATGAGATTGGTTTCATGATCAAACAGATCAACGGCGAGGGCTTCCTGCGTCTCGACCGGGTGGGCGGCTCTGACGTGGCCACCGCTCGCGGTCGCCGCTTGGACATCCTCGGGGACAAGGGCGTGGTGCGTGGCATCATCGGAAACACGGCCATCCACATTCGTGATCGTGAAAACGAGAAAGTGCCGAAGGTGCACGAATTGTACGTGGACGTCGGTGCCAAGAATCCCAAGGAAGTGGCGGCGCTGGGCCTCCGTGTTGGCCATGTGGCCGTGTATGCCGACCAGCCTGAGTTCATCGGCGACAAATACATCGTGGGCCGTGCGCTCGACAACCGCCTCGGCGGCTTCATCATCGCCCAGGTGATGCGGCGCCTGAAGGACCGGAAGAAGCGCGTCAGCAGCACCGTGCTTGCCGTCAATGCCGTGCAGGAGGAAGTTGGAGGCCATGGCGCCAAGATGGTCACCCACCGTCTCATGCCCGATGTGGCCATCTGCCTGGACGTCACCCACGCCACGGACACGCCGAGCATCGACCGTGCCCAACATGGCGAAGTGAAGCTCGGCGAAGGCCCCAGCGTCACGCATGGCACCTGCAATCACCCCATGGTCGTCGAGCGCCTGCTCAAGGCCGCGGACAAGGTGAAGGTGAAGATCCAGCACGAATCCTCTTCCCGCTACAGCGGCACGGACACGGATGAAATCTTCCGCGTGCAGCATGGCGTGCCCAGTGGTCTCATTTCGCTCCCCCTGCGCTACATGCACTCCGTGGTGGAAATGGCGAACCTCAAGGACGTGGAGCAGGTCATCCAGACTCTCGTGGCCTTTGTGGAGAGCGTGGAGGACAAGGACGAGTTTGGGATCAAGCTGTGA
- a CDS encoding GNAT family N-acetyltransferase has protein sequence MQPLAQLANGQSVLLRMFTPADRDAVREAFRRLSPESRYHRFWDTQQEIPDSVLNRFLNPKPGLHETWAAQHPEAPDEPGYGGASFWRNEDEPWRAEISLTVADEAHHTGVGTVLMAVLWTRAKRAGITEFFGHVLPDNYAMLDWVRSLGSRPRLERGQYVFRLELDEAKLRATPTADRLKTRLREVEDWGL, from the coding sequence ATGCAACCCCTCGCTCAGCTCGCCAATGGCCAGTCCGTATTGCTGCGGATGTTCACGCCGGCGGATCGGGATGCGGTGCGGGAGGCATTTCGCAGGCTCTCACCGGAGTCGCGGTACCACCGCTTCTGGGACACGCAGCAGGAGATTCCAGATTCGGTCCTCAACCGGTTCCTGAATCCCAAGCCGGGCTTGCACGAGACTTGGGCGGCGCAGCATCCTGAGGCCCCGGATGAGCCCGGCTACGGAGGCGCCTCTTTCTGGCGGAATGAGGATGAACCCTGGCGGGCGGAAATTTCCCTGACCGTGGCGGATGAGGCGCACCACACCGGCGTAGGCACCGTGCTCATGGCCGTCCTCTGGACCCGGGCAAAACGAGCGGGCATCACGGAGTTTTTCGGACACGTCCTGCCGGACAACTACGCGATGCTGGACTGGGTACGTTCCCTTGGCTCCCGGCCCCGGCTGGAGCGCGGTCAGTATGTCTTCCGGCTGGAGCTCGATGAGGCAAAGCTTCGCGCCACCCCCACGGCGGACCGGTTGAAGACCCGCCTCCGGGAGGTGGAGGACTGGGGTTTGTAG
- the xseB gene encoding exodeoxyribonuclease VII small subunit, which translates to MSDEERQPDELSFEDAMESLESIVSSLEGERLPLEEMLQSYERGVKLLRVCRSRIETARQRVEIITADLEGRGKATLSDFSALEVPEAASPAEESSAKRSVRKKPAAPEPPAGNGSPDEDIRLF; encoded by the coding sequence ATGTCCGACGAAGAACGCCAGCCAGATGAACTCAGTTTTGAAGATGCGATGGAATCGCTTGAATCCATCGTGTCCTCCCTTGAGGGCGAACGCCTCCCACTGGAGGAGATGCTGCAGAGCTATGAGCGGGGCGTGAAGCTTCTCCGCGTCTGCCGCAGCCGCATCGAGACGGCCCGCCAGCGGGTGGAAATCATCACCGCGGATCTTGAGGGTCGAGGCAAGGCCACCTTGAGCGACTTCAGTGCGCTCGAAGTGCCTGAAGCAGCCTCTCCCGCAGAAGAATCCTCTGCGAAGCGCTCCGTCCGGAAAAAGCCTGCTGCACCGGAGCCCCCGGCCGGAAATGGCAGCCCGGACGAAGACATTCGTCTCTTCTAG
- the dxs gene encoding 1-deoxy-D-xylulose-5-phosphate synthase, translating into MPDLPAIKSAADLKNLPQEQLPELAEKIRETLIKTLAETGGHLGPNLGVVELSIALHHVFNTPEDKFVWDVAHQAYVHKMLTGRWDRIHTIRQYEGLNGFALRSESEHDCYGAGHAGTAVSAALGFAVGRDLKGSDEHVVCVAGDAAFTCGVTFEALNNVAAQTKKFILVLNDNEWSIDRNVGAIAKYFNHIATHPAYASLHQTAAGLLEKIGGKTIRRLAGKVEESAKGLFLTTSSQPSPTTSVIFEEFGFRYYGPIDGHDIPLLIKTFEFLKTQNEPVILHIITEKGRGYKPALEDPGKFHGLGKYHIETGETPSTGTPTYSAIYARNVTDFAKVDEKIVAITGAMPGGTGLSVFKREIPERYYDVGIAEEHAALFACGLAAQGLKPFLTIYSTFMQRAYDMIIHDMAIQNLPVRLCMDRGGLSGDDGPTHHGLFDIGYLRPVPNLVHMQPKDEDEFVDMLWTMANYDKGPIAIRYPRGSGTGAKLKDKPVLMEIGKAEVVEPNGEVALVGLGSMFEMAEETRDLLAKQGITAALINPRWIKPLDGAVLERFAKQCKVICTFEDHVLRNGFGCGVIEHLNDAGLKTPVVRIGWPDEFIEHGNVPALRKKHGLTAEAAVQKILAALK; encoded by the coding sequence ATGCCCGACCTTCCCGCCATCAAGTCCGCCGCTGATCTCAAAAATCTGCCCCAGGAGCAGCTTCCCGAGCTTGCGGAGAAGATTCGCGAGACCCTCATCAAGACACTGGCGGAGACAGGCGGCCACTTGGGCCCGAATCTCGGCGTGGTGGAGTTGAGCATCGCCTTGCATCATGTGTTCAACACGCCGGAGGACAAGTTCGTCTGGGACGTGGCGCACCAGGCCTATGTGCACAAGATGCTGACTGGTCGCTGGGACCGCATTCACACCATCCGCCAGTATGAAGGCCTCAACGGTTTTGCCCTCCGCTCGGAGAGCGAGCACGACTGCTATGGTGCCGGTCATGCAGGCACAGCGGTGTCTGCTGCACTGGGATTTGCCGTGGGGCGTGACCTCAAGGGCAGTGACGAGCATGTGGTGTGCGTGGCGGGCGATGCCGCCTTCACCTGCGGGGTGACCTTCGAGGCACTCAACAACGTGGCAGCCCAGACCAAGAAGTTCATCCTGGTGCTCAATGACAACGAGTGGAGCATCGACCGCAACGTCGGTGCCATTGCGAAATACTTCAATCACATTGCCACCCATCCGGCGTACGCTTCACTTCATCAGACCGCTGCCGGCCTGCTGGAGAAGATTGGAGGGAAGACCATCCGCCGCCTGGCTGGCAAGGTGGAGGAGAGTGCCAAGGGCCTGTTCCTCACCACCTCCTCCCAGCCCAGCCCGACGACCTCGGTGATCTTCGAAGAGTTCGGCTTCCGTTACTACGGCCCCATTGATGGCCATGACATCCCGCTGCTCATCAAGACTTTTGAGTTTCTGAAGACGCAGAACGAGCCTGTCATTCTCCACATCATCACGGAGAAGGGGCGTGGCTACAAACCTGCGCTGGAAGACCCCGGCAAGTTCCACGGGTTGGGCAAGTACCACATTGAAACCGGTGAAACACCTTCCACCGGCACGCCCACGTACTCCGCGATTTATGCACGCAACGTCACGGACTTTGCGAAGGTGGATGAAAAGATCGTGGCGATCACTGGAGCCATGCCAGGCGGCACGGGATTGAGCGTGTTCAAGAGGGAGATCCCCGAGCGCTACTACGACGTGGGCATCGCCGAGGAGCATGCGGCACTCTTTGCGTGCGGTCTGGCGGCGCAGGGCTTGAAGCCCTTCCTTACGATCTACTCCACCTTCATGCAGCGCGCCTATGACATGATTATCCATGACATGGCGATCCAGAATCTCCCCGTGCGCCTGTGCATGGATCGTGGTGGCCTGAGTGGTGATGACGGCCCCACGCACCATGGCCTGTTTGACATCGGTTACCTGCGTCCCGTGCCCAATCTGGTGCACATGCAGCCCAAGGACGAAGACGAGTTCGTGGACATGCTGTGGACCATGGCGAACTACGACAAGGGCCCCATCGCAATTCGCTACCCGCGCGGCTCCGGCACCGGTGCCAAGTTGAAGGACAAGCCTGTGCTCATGGAGATCGGCAAGGCCGAGGTGGTGGAACCGAATGGTGAAGTGGCCCTCGTCGGACTCGGCTCCATGTTTGAGATGGCCGAGGAGACGCGAGACCTTCTTGCCAAACAGGGCATCACCGCAGCGCTGATCAATCCGCGCTGGATCAAGCCGCTTGATGGTGCGGTCCTCGAACGCTTCGCGAAGCAGTGCAAAGTCATCTGCACCTTTGAAGATCACGTGCTGCGCAACGGCTTCGGCTGCGGAGTCATTGAGCATCTGAACGACGCCGGATTGAAGACACCAGTGGTGCGTATTGGCTGGCCGGATGAGTTTATCGAGCATGGCAACGTTCCTGCTCTGCGTAAGAAGCACGGGCTCACTGCCGAGGCTGCCGTCCAGAAAATTCTGGCAGCCCTGAAGTAG
- a CDS encoding glycosyltransferase family 2 protein, producing MSASMPEPLVSVVFTTSFPRGRILECIKSWGEGQTLPREQIEIIITGNGKDALLEHRVKQELGPADRFLHLDTTNEAAMYAHSAKHARGAWLFFTEAHVIAAPDTLERLLADVNARNLDGSCVRTLPCEETQWAQRIEARMYEDDFKILSDENDWRKFTKRGFLLRRSAYEAVGGLDARYHRYSVIPVGARLRDQGSRLGHTPHAVVTHYNAEDLDETFDYAREYRRYEQLHLRDHPAVNVGGALVTPHSDASLRKASRRAAWKSLRDRRAGNRTQALALMQSMLPSPSPLWRARLRYWKSRVVLALAGSDAEAQYAAFQRCWQYCGDLSLEEMLHEETNGTASPTSISVPSDGVLRLGDVPRNTLEGFYDVEEWRGQRFRWCTVAASVRLDIPRAEFAISLHLGQLTHPQKDDVRLYWNGRPLKRLPSSTGHGRLAYRLKKGYFRDNGGQILSITCTPAQKQSDSKDSRVLGLPIFQIGFTKVPEP from the coding sequence ATGTCTGCGTCCATGCCAGAGCCCCTCGTCTCCGTCGTGTTCACCACGAGTTTTCCGCGCGGACGGATCCTGGAGTGCATCAAGAGCTGGGGCGAGGGGCAAACGCTGCCGCGGGAACAAATCGAAATCATCATCACGGGAAACGGCAAGGACGCGTTGTTGGAACACCGCGTGAAACAAGAGCTCGGTCCTGCAGACCGGTTCCTGCATCTGGACACAACCAACGAGGCCGCGATGTATGCACACTCGGCAAAACACGCACGCGGCGCCTGGCTGTTCTTCACAGAAGCTCATGTCATCGCCGCTCCGGACACCCTGGAGAGGCTGCTGGCCGATGTGAACGCCCGAAATCTGGACGGCTCCTGCGTGCGCACCCTCCCCTGCGAGGAAACGCAATGGGCCCAGCGCATCGAGGCACGCATGTATGAGGACGACTTCAAGATTCTGAGTGACGAGAACGATTGGCGCAAATTCACCAAACGTGGGTTCCTGTTGCGTCGTTCCGCCTATGAAGCCGTGGGAGGGTTGGATGCCCGATACCACCGCTACTCGGTCATTCCCGTGGGTGCCCGGCTTCGAGATCAAGGTTCACGGCTGGGCCACACACCGCATGCGGTCGTAACGCATTACAATGCCGAAGATCTCGACGAGACTTTCGACTACGCGCGGGAGTATCGCCGTTATGAACAACTTCATCTCAGAGACCATCCCGCTGTGAATGTTGGAGGTGCACTGGTCACCCCTCATTCAGACGCCTCCCTTCGCAAGGCAAGCAGGCGCGCCGCGTGGAAGAGCTTGCGCGATCGGCGTGCAGGGAACCGGACACAAGCCCTGGCCCTGATGCAGAGCATGCTGCCCTCGCCTTCTCCCTTGTGGCGTGCGCGGCTGCGCTACTGGAAGTCCCGGGTGGTTCTCGCGCTTGCAGGAAGCGATGCAGAGGCCCAGTACGCTGCCTTCCAGAGATGCTGGCAGTACTGTGGCGACCTGTCTCTGGAAGAGATGCTTCACGAGGAAACCAACGGCACCGCAAGTCCCACCAGCATATCCGTACCATCGGACGGTGTGTTACGCCTTGGCGATGTGCCGCGCAACACACTCGAAGGTTTCTACGATGTGGAAGAGTGGCGGGGGCAGCGCTTCCGATGGTGCACCGTCGCCGCCTCCGTGCGGCTGGACATTCCCCGTGCAGAGTTCGCAATCTCGCTGCACCTCGGGCAGCTGACACATCCCCAGAAAGACGACGTGCGGCTCTATTGGAATGGCCGTCCCCTCAAACGTCTGCCCAGTAGTACCGGTCACGGGCGTCTGGCATACCGCCTCAAGAAAGGATACTTCAGGGATAACGGCGGCCAGATTCTCTCCATCACCTGCACCCCTGCGCAAAAGCAATCCGACAGCAAGGACTCGCGTGTCCTCGGACTTCCCATCTTTCAAATTGGGTTCACCAAGGTGCCGGAACCGTAA
- a CDS encoding phytanoyl-CoA dioxygenase family protein: MDAETPGQLFEISVTDAERDQHVLFPETLRLATLLLHTRGYVILRGGMPVQIAEEAAERFRQIHADCMASREGDGWWQVGHQTKAVFWERNHRWRIFPKLTGAFANEWILANPFALQILEQLLGEGIYCKFVSSDTCMKGTTLQSPHREMGGGNTWEAQSFIVNVPLGVCGLHNGPLEVWPGGSHLWRNELLRRLEVNDDVQDGRNPEFEWFATLFPSRKVELFPGDLLIRDPGLMHRGTVNESEQPRSMLTISYFREGFTHDYGNPEHNLDRELWEMLEPRVKRLFAYVFEGGVPTVRPPSTSPQMTDAQVSPLWED; encoded by the coding sequence ATGGACGCAGAGACCCCTGGACAGCTCTTTGAGATTTCCGTCACGGATGCGGAGCGTGACCAGCACGTTCTTTTTCCTGAGACCCTGCGCCTGGCGACACTGCTGCTCCATACCCGGGGGTATGTGATTCTGCGTGGTGGCATGCCGGTGCAGATCGCGGAGGAGGCTGCGGAGCGGTTTCGCCAGATCCACGCTGATTGCATGGCCAGCCGTGAAGGGGATGGCTGGTGGCAGGTGGGGCACCAGACGAAGGCAGTCTTTTGGGAAAGGAATCACCGCTGGCGCATTTTTCCCAAGCTGACAGGGGCTTTCGCCAATGAGTGGATCCTCGCGAACCCCTTCGCCCTGCAGATTTTGGAGCAGCTCCTCGGAGAAGGAATCTACTGCAAGTTTGTCTCCAGTGACACTTGCATGAAGGGGACCACGCTCCAGTCGCCCCATCGGGAAATGGGTGGCGGGAACACTTGGGAAGCCCAGTCTTTTATCGTCAATGTGCCGCTGGGTGTTTGCGGGTTGCACAATGGCCCTCTCGAAGTGTGGCCCGGTGGAAGCCACCTCTGGCGAAATGAGCTGCTGCGCCGTCTGGAGGTGAATGATGATGTGCAGGACGGACGGAATCCGGAGTTCGAGTGGTTCGCCACGCTCTTCCCTTCCCGAAAAGTGGAGCTGTTTCCCGGGGACCTGCTCATCCGGGATCCGGGCTTGATGCATCGCGGCACCGTCAATGAGAGTGAGCAACCCAGGAGCATGCTGACCATTTCCTACTTCCGCGAGGGCTTCACACATGACTATGGCAACCCCGAGCACAATCTTGATCGGGAGCTCTGGGAGATGCTGGAGCCTCGGGTGAAGCGGCTCTTTGCTTATGTGTTCGAAGGTGGAGTTCCGACGGTGCGCCCGCCTTCCACGTCGCCCCAGATGACGGATGCCCAAGTCAGCCCTTTGTGGGAAGACTGA
- a CDS encoding glycosyltransferase, which yields MAEGHVTQLTLIICTHNRAPSLAATLEAIAMQQVPAIVRWDVLVVTNACTDETNSVAERYAQDSRIPLLRVVDEPRPGVAYARCTGVRHSSATWVAMVDDDCLLAPDWVHQASTFAESQPYAGAFAGRNEIVWPPDTPLWCMDHADSLAHQNFGEEPRRLPDRGRPAPCGAGLILNRSALMGSGFLDRGRLVGRGPRDVHAGEDSEMVFFIRNAGWEVWYTPDLHLRHVITRSRTTLHYQCSLHHGFGLVEGYLRLLSHHEPLTPRNRNRSLWWAVEEMVRVLLLMPRQYFFGKGTSPAWLIRYHHALGFMEGALRLAKGTKSERSSDNVSLPTKG from the coding sequence ATGGCTGAAGGTCACGTCACACAGCTCACGCTGATCATCTGCACGCACAATCGCGCCCCGTCCCTCGCAGCGACGCTGGAGGCGATCGCGATGCAGCAGGTCCCGGCGATCGTCCGCTGGGACGTACTGGTGGTCACCAATGCCTGCACGGATGAAACCAACTCCGTCGCTGAACGCTACGCGCAGGATTCGCGCATTCCTTTGCTGCGTGTCGTGGACGAGCCACGGCCCGGAGTCGCCTACGCCCGCTGCACCGGTGTACGCCACAGCAGTGCCACCTGGGTGGCCATGGTGGATGACGACTGTCTCCTGGCTCCGGATTGGGTGCATCAGGCGAGTACTTTCGCGGAATCGCAACCCTATGCCGGCGCCTTTGCAGGGCGGAATGAAATCGTGTGGCCTCCTGATACACCGCTCTGGTGCATGGACCATGCGGACAGCCTGGCACATCAAAACTTCGGCGAGGAGCCCCGCCGCCTCCCCGACCGGGGACGGCCGGCTCCCTGTGGCGCGGGTCTTATCCTGAACCGCTCAGCACTCATGGGCAGCGGCTTCCTCGACCGGGGCCGCCTGGTCGGTCGTGGTCCTCGTGATGTGCACGCGGGAGAGGACTCGGAAATGGTATTCTTCATCCGCAATGCCGGATGGGAGGTCTGGTATACTCCGGATCTCCACCTGCGTCACGTGATCACCAGATCGCGGACCACACTGCACTACCAGTGCAGTCTCCACCACGGCTTCGGCCTGGTGGAGGGATATCTCCGCCTGCTATCCCATCATGAACCGCTCACACCGCGAAACCGGAATCGCAGCCTGTGGTGGGCGGTTGAAGAGATGGTCCGCGTGCTTCTGCTCATGCCCCGGCAGTATTTCTTCGGCAAAGGAACCAGTCCCGCGTGGTTGATCCGCTACCACCACGCGCTCGGATTCATGGAAGGAGCGTTGCGTCTGGCGAAAGGCACAAAGTCGGAACGTAGTTCTGACAATGTCAGTCTTCCCACAAAGGGCTGA
- a CDS encoding glycosyltransferase family 2 protein — translation MNGAPDSNDGPVLTVVVPVYNEEQALPLAREELNKLLQGFGRTYEVLVTDNGSTDGTEKIMQDITRQDPQWKYVRLSRNFGYQNSITAGMTLARGQAIVVIDVDLQDPPEMIADFLKHWDEGYEIVYGVRSRRTGEPAWRIAITMWAMRAIRWLSDHPMPAHSGDFRLISRRVRDAFIQLPESNRYVRGMIHWLGFKQLGIPYVRRGRQFGQEGRLVGGTGFIAGLVSVMANAVFGFSLKPLRLFSAFGALVLLFTLALVPVQIVLLMFGKHAPPGFMTLLFLLLLNLSVISLSAGLLGEYLGRTYAEVKRRPLWLVDYTLNLAENQKPTVTPPGQAQPPV, via the coding sequence ATGAACGGTGCTCCAGATTCCAATGACGGACCGGTGCTGACAGTAGTCGTGCCTGTGTATAACGAAGAACAGGCCCTGCCGCTCGCGAGGGAAGAACTGAACAAACTTCTGCAAGGCTTTGGCAGGACGTACGAAGTGCTGGTCACCGACAATGGGAGCACGGATGGAACGGAGAAGATCATGCAGGACATCACCCGGCAGGATCCCCAGTGGAAGTACGTGCGCCTGAGCCGCAACTTTGGCTACCAAAACTCCATCACCGCAGGCATGACGCTGGCCCGTGGCCAGGCGATTGTGGTCATCGACGTGGATCTGCAGGATCCACCCGAGATGATTGCCGACTTCCTGAAGCACTGGGACGAGGGCTACGAGATCGTCTACGGCGTGCGCAGCCGACGCACGGGAGAGCCTGCCTGGCGCATCGCGATCACCATGTGGGCCATGCGCGCCATCCGCTGGCTCTCCGATCATCCCATGCCCGCGCACAGCGGGGACTTTCGGCTCATTTCCCGTCGGGTGCGGGACGCCTTCATCCAGTTGCCTGAATCAAACCGCTACGTACGCGGCATGATCCACTGGCTGGGCTTCAAGCAGCTCGGGATCCCGTATGTGCGGCGTGGCAGGCAGTTCGGCCAGGAAGGCCGGCTTGTCGGTGGCACGGGATTCATCGCCGGCCTCGTGAGCGTAATGGCCAATGCCGTCTTTGGGTTCTCACTCAAGCCGCTGCGCCTCTTCTCCGCCTTTGGCGCGCTCGTGTTGTTGTTCACGCTGGCCCTCGTGCCGGTGCAGATTGTTCTGCTGATGTTCGGCAAACACGCGCCTCCCGGCTTCATGACGCTGCTCTTCCTGCTGCTGCTCAACCTGAGCGTCATCTCGCTGTCGGCCGGCCTGCTGGGAGAGTACCTGGGTCGCACCTACGCGGAAGTGAAACGCCGCCCCTTGTGGCTCGTGGACTACACGCTCAACCTTGCCGAAAACCAGAAGCCCACAGTGACTCCACCCGGCCAGGCTCAGCCCCCTGTTTGA
- a CDS encoding glycosyltransferase has protein sequence MNILFANYGQSDNNSAYHIVGFASGLAARGHDVCVAVAKSVPDGQFESVGGFRMASHRTALKTGFTFADGRSADVLHVWTPRETMRLFASAHAAAWGHASLVVHLEDNEEAIFERFTGCSLEKACTLDEPWPKGLIHPVHYRGFLKSAQGVTMVHRCLEPLVPSELPRQEIVPVMDFRFFTNGGESHALRRELGIAPTTRVVVFNGNDHAAAALDIRQLYEAVDLLIEEGMDLAFVRTGHVLPANYDGLHFRPGSRCHELGFVERGMVPEIMSLADVAVQPGDGDYFNAHRLPAKVPEYLAMGKPLVMGETNIGRELAAADAALILPGMSPRQMADAIARLLNAPTETAAMAVRGREFARSRFSRDAVIPLLERFYQKCLPAPAVTRPQVGSCQLRR, from the coding sequence GTGAACATTCTTTTCGCCAACTACGGCCAGTCTGACAATAACAGCGCATATCACATCGTCGGCTTCGCGAGTGGTCTGGCTGCCCGTGGTCACGACGTCTGCGTGGCGGTGGCAAAGTCCGTGCCGGACGGGCAGTTTGAGTCGGTGGGTGGTTTCCGCATGGCGTCCCATCGTACGGCTCTGAAGACGGGCTTTACCTTTGCAGATGGTCGTTCCGCGGATGTCCTTCACGTCTGGACGCCGCGGGAGACGATGAGGCTCTTTGCCAGCGCGCATGCTGCGGCGTGGGGGCATGCCTCGCTGGTGGTGCATCTGGAGGACAATGAGGAGGCGATCTTTGAAAGGTTCACGGGCTGCTCGCTGGAAAAGGCCTGTACGCTTGATGAGCCCTGGCCCAAGGGCCTCATCCACCCGGTTCACTACCGCGGCTTTTTGAAGTCCGCTCAGGGGGTTACCATGGTACACCGGTGCCTGGAGCCGCTTGTGCCTTCGGAACTTCCGAGGCAGGAAATCGTTCCCGTGATGGACTTCCGCTTCTTCACCAACGGGGGGGAAAGTCACGCCCTTCGCCGGGAGCTCGGCATCGCCCCGACAACGCGGGTCGTCGTTTTTAATGGCAACGATCACGCTGCTGCCGCTCTGGATATTCGCCAGCTCTATGAGGCGGTGGATCTGCTGATTGAGGAGGGCATGGATCTGGCATTCGTGCGCACGGGGCACGTCCTGCCTGCGAACTACGACGGCCTCCATTTCCGTCCCGGCTCCCGTTGCCATGAACTGGGGTTCGTGGAGCGGGGCATGGTCCCTGAAATCATGAGCCTGGCAGACGTAGCCGTGCAGCCCGGGGATGGTGATTATTTCAATGCCCACCGGCTTCCGGCCAAGGTCCCGGAATACCTCGCCATGGGCAAGCCGTTGGTGATGGGTGAAACAAACATCGGCCGTGAGCTTGCTGCGGCGGATGCGGCATTGATTCTTCCGGGCATGTCGCCTCGTCAGATGGCTGATGCCATTGCCCGGTTGTTGAACGCGCCCACCGAAACCGCAGCCATGGCGGTGCGAGGGCGTGAGTTTGCACGGAGCCGGTTTTCGAGGGATGCGGTGATTCCGCTGTTGGAAAGGTTCTACCAGAAGTGTCTGCCGGCACCGGCGGTGACACGACCTCAAGTAGGCTCCTGTCAGCTTCGCCGCTGA